The Exiguobacterium aurantiacum DSM 6208 genome includes a window with the following:
- a CDS encoding ribonuclease HII, with the protein MTIQQIKQRLQTVRYEEWEDVKRELGNDPRTGVQALLRQRERRFEAERALLDDFVRRSAHEAALRADGYALVAGVDEVGRGPLAGPVVAAAVILPEGFYSPGLNDSKQMTKSARERACTEILEQAVVGVGIVDAATIDQINIYEATKLAMMEAVRQLDGVDALLVDAMTLDIDTKQTSLVKGDTLSVSIAAASVVAKVMRDKMMEDYAVLYPGYGFERNAGYGTKDHLTGLAEHGVTPIHRKSFAPIKHM; encoded by the coding sequence GTGACGATTCAACAGATTAAACAACGGCTTCAGACCGTCCGATATGAGGAGTGGGAAGACGTGAAGCGCGAGCTAGGTAATGACCCGCGGACCGGGGTCCAGGCGCTCCTGCGGCAACGTGAGCGTCGGTTCGAGGCCGAACGGGCACTTTTAGACGACTTTGTCCGCCGGTCCGCGCATGAAGCGGCGCTTCGGGCAGACGGGTACGCCCTTGTTGCCGGCGTCGATGAGGTCGGCCGAGGACCGCTCGCCGGGCCGGTCGTCGCGGCAGCGGTCATTTTACCGGAAGGATTTTATAGTCCCGGCCTCAACGATTCGAAGCAGATGACGAAATCGGCACGAGAACGGGCGTGCACGGAAATACTCGAGCAAGCGGTCGTCGGCGTCGGGATCGTCGACGCGGCGACGATTGATCAAATCAACATTTATGAAGCGACGAAGCTCGCGATGATGGAGGCGGTCCGTCAACTCGACGGCGTCGACGCGTTGTTAGTCGATGCGATGACACTCGACATCGACACGAAGCAGACGTCGCTCGTCAAAGGAGACACGTTGAGCGTCTCGATCGCGGCGGCGAGCGTCGTCGCCAAAGTCATGCGTGACAAGATGATGGAAGACTATGCCGTCTTGTATCCCGGTTACGGTTTTGAGCGAAACGCGGGCTACGGGACGAAAGATCACTTGACGGGGCTTGCGGAACACGGGGTCACACCGATTCACCGGAAGTCGTTCGCCCCGATCAAACATATGTGA
- the topA gene encoding type I DNA topoisomerase: MAKYLVIVESPAKAKTIKRYLGSNYTVKASMGHVIDLPKSQLGVDVEHDFEPKYITIRGKGPVLKELKTAAKKATKIFLAADPDREGEAIAWHLARALGVDETTECRVVFNEITKDAIKESFKHPRKINHDLVDAQQARRILDRLVGYGMSPLLWKKVKKGLSAGRVQSVAVKMIIDREREINAFDPEEYWTIKLTLNHDGETFETSFYGKDGKKMELKTEADADKVLEMIGESFKVVDVTKKERKRNPSLPFTTSSLQQDAARKLNFRAKKTMMLAQQLYEGIDLGKKEGTVGLITYMRTDSTRISDLAKAEAKSYIESTFGEEYVASQKQKEKKATNAQDAHEAIRPTSALRDPATMKPYLSRDQFRLYKLIWERLVASQMAPAVLDTVKIDVESNGMIFRANGSTVKFPGFMKVYIESKDEDIEDTNPEKEGLLPPLEVDDTVAFDTIEPKQHFTQPPPRYTEARLVRAMEELGIGRPSTYAPTLDTIQKRGYVVLEEKKFVPTELGELVIEMINEYFNDFITVQFTADMETLLDSIENEEVEWTDVVAPIYRSFEKRLKRAEEEIEKIEVKDEPAGIDCEICGSPMVIKMGRYGKFMACSGFPNCTNTKPVQVEIGVPCPSCEDGQVVERRSKKGRLFYGCSNYPDCEFVSWDKPVAKPCPECGKMMVEKKIKDGVKYQCTNCTHTEVHQQEED, from the coding sequence ATGGCAAAATATTTGGTGATCGTTGAATCACCTGCGAAAGCAAAGACAATTAAACGTTATTTAGGATCGAATTACACGGTCAAGGCCTCGATGGGTCACGTCATCGATTTACCGAAGAGTCAACTCGGTGTCGACGTCGAGCATGACTTCGAACCGAAGTATATTACGATCCGTGGAAAAGGGCCGGTCTTGAAAGAATTGAAGACGGCCGCTAAAAAAGCGACGAAAATATTCCTCGCGGCTGACCCGGATCGCGAAGGGGAAGCGATCGCATGGCATTTGGCACGTGCGCTCGGAGTCGATGAGACGACTGAATGTCGTGTCGTCTTCAACGAGATCACGAAAGATGCCATCAAGGAATCGTTCAAACACCCACGAAAAATCAATCACGATCTCGTCGACGCCCAACAGGCCCGACGCATTTTGGACCGCCTCGTCGGATACGGGATGAGTCCATTGTTATGGAAGAAAGTGAAAAAAGGACTATCGGCCGGACGTGTCCAGTCGGTAGCCGTCAAAATGATCATCGACCGCGAACGCGAAATCAACGCCTTCGACCCGGAAGAGTATTGGACGATCAAACTCACCCTCAACCATGACGGTGAGACGTTCGAGACGTCTTTCTACGGGAAAGACGGGAAGAAGATGGAGCTGAAGACAGAGGCGGACGCTGATAAAGTGCTCGAGATGATCGGCGAATCGTTCAAAGTCGTCGATGTCACGAAAAAAGAACGGAAACGGAATCCATCGTTACCGTTCACGACGAGTTCACTTCAACAAGATGCGGCACGTAAGCTCAACTTCCGGGCCAAGAAGACGATGATGCTCGCCCAGCAACTGTATGAGGGGATCGACCTCGGCAAGAAAGAAGGAACGGTCGGTTTGATCACATACATGCGTACCGACTCGACCCGAATCTCTGATTTGGCGAAAGCGGAAGCGAAGTCGTACATCGAATCGACGTTCGGCGAAGAGTATGTCGCATCGCAGAAACAAAAAGAGAAGAAGGCAACGAACGCTCAAGACGCCCACGAAGCGATTCGCCCGACGTCCGCTTTGCGTGACCCGGCGACGATGAAGCCGTACTTGTCACGTGACCAGTTCCGGTTATACAAACTCATCTGGGAGCGCCTCGTCGCGAGCCAGATGGCGCCGGCCGTACTGGACACGGTGAAAATCGATGTTGAATCGAACGGCATGATTTTCCGTGCCAACGGATCGACCGTCAAGTTCCCAGGTTTCATGAAAGTGTATATCGAGTCGAAAGATGAAGATATCGAGGACACGAACCCCGAGAAAGAAGGGTTGCTCCCACCGCTTGAAGTAGATGATACGGTCGCGTTCGATACGATCGAGCCGAAACAACACTTCACGCAACCACCACCGCGCTATACGGAAGCACGTCTCGTCCGGGCGATGGAAGAGCTCGGCATCGGTCGTCCGTCGACGTACGCACCGACGCTCGATACGATTCAAAAGCGCGGCTACGTCGTGCTAGAAGAGAAGAAGTTCGTCCCGACCGAGCTCGGAGAACTCGTCATCGAGATGATCAACGAGTACTTCAATGATTTCATCACTGTCCAATTCACGGCTGACATGGAGACGCTCCTCGATTCGATCGAGAATGAGGAAGTCGAATGGACCGATGTCGTGGCACCGATCTATCGCAGTTTCGAGAAGCGATTGAAGCGTGCAGAGGAGGAAATCGAGAAAATCGAAGTGAAAGACGAGCCGGCTGGAATCGACTGTGAGATTTGTGGATCACCGATGGTCATCAAGATGGGACGTTACGGCAAGTTCATGGCATGTTCTGGTTTTCCGAACTGTACGAATACGAAGCCTGTCCAAGTCGAAATCGGTGTCCCTTGTCCGAGTTGCGAAGACGGCCAAGTCGTCGAGCGACGTAGCAAGAAAGGTCGCCTGTTCTATGGCTGCTCGAACTATCCGGACTGCGAGTTTGTCTCGTGGGATAAACCGGTCGCGAAACCTTGTCCAGAATGCGGCAAGATGATGGTCGAGAAGAAGATCAAGGACGGCGTGAAATATCAATGTACGAACTGTACCCACACCGAGGTACATCAGCAAGAGGAGGATTAA
- the hslV gene encoding ATP-dependent protease subunit HslV, which yields MFHATTIFAVRHEGKGAMSGDGQVTLGNAVIMKNKAKKVRRLYGGKVVAGFAGSVADAFTLFEKFESKLEMYNGNLPRAAVELAKEWRGDKMLRQLEALLIVMDDEHLLLVSGNGEVIEPDDGILAIGSGGNYALAAGRALVRHSPEKSAEEIARAALEIAGELCVYTNDQVIVETIGGDSK from the coding sequence ATGTTCCATGCAACAACGATTTTCGCTGTCCGTCACGAAGGCAAAGGCGCGATGAGCGGCGACGGGCAAGTCACGCTCGGTAACGCCGTCATCATGAAGAACAAGGCAAAGAAAGTACGCCGGCTCTATGGCGGGAAAGTTGTGGCCGGATTTGCCGGAAGCGTCGCTGATGCGTTCACCCTGTTCGAGAAGTTCGAATCGAAGCTAGAGATGTATAATGGGAATCTCCCTCGAGCGGCTGTCGAACTCGCGAAAGAGTGGCGCGGTGACAAGATGCTTCGTCAACTCGAGGCGTTGCTCATCGTCATGGACGACGAACATCTATTGCTCGTCTCCGGAAACGGTGAGGTCATCGAACCGGATGATGGGATTCTTGCGATCGGTTCGGGAGGGAACTACGCCCTCGCGGCCGGCCGGGCGCTCGTCCGCCACTCACCGGAGAAATCGGCCGAGGAGATTGCTCGGGCCGCCCTCGAGATTGCCGGCGAGTTGTGCGTCTATACGAACGACCAAGTCATCGTAGAAACGATCGGAGGCGATTCAAAATGA
- a CDS encoding EscU/YscU/HrcU family type III secretion system export apparatus switch protein: MTERKQAIALSYEQSMESPRVVAKGGGLVAERMLALAQANGVPIHEDPALLSLLGALHIEEHIPDDLYQVIAELFVFLYQMEQDKIKDVYR, encoded by the coding sequence ATGACGGAACGAAAACAAGCGATCGCCTTATCGTATGAGCAATCAATGGAATCCCCGCGCGTCGTCGCCAAAGGCGGCGGACTCGTCGCTGAGCGGATGCTCGCGCTCGCGCAAGCGAACGGTGTCCCGATCCATGAGGACCCGGCCCTCTTGTCTCTGCTCGGTGCGTTGCACATTGAAGAGCACATCCCTGACGACTTATATCAAGTCATCGCCGAGCTCTTTGTGTTTCTTTATCAGATGGAACAGGACAAAATCAAAGATGTCTACAGGTAG
- the trmFO gene encoding FADH(2)-oxidizing methylenetetrahydrofolate--tRNA-(uracil(54)-C(5))-methyltransferase TrmFO, giving the protein MSQRVTVIGAGLAGSEAAWQLAKRGIQVDLYEMRPVRQTPAHHTDQFAELVCSNSLRANGLQNAVGVLKEEMRTLDSLILKAADTASVPAGGALAVDRHDFAGFVTDTLKNHPNVTVHNEEIQAIPDGIVIVATGPLTSPDLSASLKAFTGEDYLYFYDAAAPILDGETIDREKVYLKSRYDKGEAAYLNCPMTEEEFDVFYEELVKAEVVPFKEFEKEIYFEGCMPFEVIAQRGKKTLLFGPMKPVGLEDPKTGKRPHAVVQLRQDNSAGTLFNLVGFQTHLKWGEQKRIIQLIPGLENAEIVRYGVMHRNTFINSPNLLKPTYQARTRDTLFFAGQMTGVEGYVESAASGLLAGINAAKLIQGEELVVLPRETMLGSMAHYITTTDGKHFQPMNANFGLVPSLEDAPKKMKKQERYEKYANRALETIQQFKEI; this is encoded by the coding sequence TTGTCACAACGTGTAACTGTCATCGGGGCCGGCCTTGCCGGTTCCGAGGCGGCTTGGCAACTCGCGAAGCGCGGGATTCAAGTCGACTTATATGAAATGAGACCGGTGCGTCAAACACCGGCCCACCATACCGACCAATTCGCAGAGCTCGTCTGCTCGAACTCGCTTCGGGCGAACGGCCTGCAAAATGCAGTCGGCGTATTGAAAGAAGAGATGCGCACGCTCGACTCGCTCATCTTGAAAGCGGCAGATACGGCAAGCGTCCCTGCTGGCGGTGCTCTCGCCGTCGACCGCCACGACTTTGCCGGGTTCGTCACGGACACGTTGAAGAACCACCCGAACGTGACCGTGCATAACGAAGAGATTCAAGCAATCCCGGACGGCATCGTCATCGTGGCGACCGGGCCGCTCACGTCGCCGGACTTATCGGCGTCGCTCAAAGCGTTCACTGGGGAAGACTACTTGTACTTCTACGATGCGGCCGCGCCGATTCTTGACGGCGAGACGATCGACCGGGAGAAAGTCTACTTGAAATCACGGTATGACAAAGGAGAAGCGGCTTATCTGAACTGTCCGATGACAGAAGAAGAGTTCGACGTCTTCTATGAGGAACTCGTCAAAGCCGAAGTCGTTCCGTTCAAAGAGTTCGAGAAAGAGATTTACTTCGAAGGGTGTATGCCGTTCGAGGTGATCGCACAACGCGGCAAGAAGACGCTTCTGTTCGGACCGATGAAACCGGTCGGGCTCGAAGACCCGAAAACGGGCAAACGTCCGCACGCGGTCGTCCAGCTCCGTCAAGACAACTCGGCAGGTACGCTCTTCAACTTGGTCGGTTTCCAGACACACTTGAAGTGGGGCGAACAAAAGCGCATCATCCAGCTCATCCCTGGTCTTGAGAACGCTGAGATCGTCCGCTACGGTGTCATGCACCGGAACACGTTCATTAACTCGCCGAACTTGTTGAAGCCGACGTATCAGGCGCGCACGCGTGATACGCTCTTCTTCGCAGGACAAATGACAGGCGTCGAAGGCTACGTGGAATCGGCCGCTTCAGGTCTCCTCGCCGGGATCAACGCAGCGAAACTGATTCAAGGGGAAGAACTCGTCGTTCTCCCGCGTGAGACGATGCTCGGATCGATGGCGCATTACATCACGACAACGGACGGTAAGCATTTCCAACCGATGAACGCCAACTTCGGTCTCGTGCCTTCCCTCGAAGATGCGCCGAAGAAAATGAAGAAACAAGAACGTTACGAGAAGTATGCGAATCGTGCCCTTGAAACGATTCAACAGTTTAAAGAGATTTAA
- the sucC gene encoding ADP-forming succinate--CoA ligase subunit beta — protein sequence MNIHEYQAKELLRAFGVAVPTGYPAFTVEEAVAAAAKLDGELKVVKAQIHAGGRGKAGGVKLAKTDEEVKQYAAEILGKTLITHQTGPEGKVVQRLYIEEGSAIDQEFYLGLVLDRSIGRIVIMGSSEGGMDIEEVAEHTPEKIHKEIVDPVVGLRPFQARRLAFKMEVPTKLVNKFSDMVMKLYKVYVETDCTIAEINPLVTTKDGHVIALDAKLNFDSNALYRHSDIVDLRDTTEEDPREVEASKHDLSYIALDGNIGCLVNGAGLAMATMDIIKHYGAEPANFLDVGGGATKEKVTEAFKLILSDDQVKGIFVNIFGGIMKCDIIAEGIVAATKEIGLDLPLVVRLEGTNVDAGRRILDESGLAITSASSMADGAEKIAALVR from the coding sequence ATGAATATCCATGAGTATCAGGCAAAAGAACTGCTTCGGGCGTTTGGTGTGGCCGTACCTACGGGCTATCCGGCGTTCACGGTTGAAGAGGCAGTTGCCGCCGCCGCCAAGCTTGACGGCGAACTGAAAGTAGTCAAAGCACAAATCCACGCAGGGGGCCGCGGTAAAGCCGGCGGTGTCAAACTTGCGAAGACGGATGAAGAAGTCAAACAGTATGCAGCAGAGATTCTTGGCAAGACGCTCATCACGCATCAGACAGGACCAGAAGGTAAAGTCGTCCAACGTCTTTACATTGAAGAAGGTTCTGCAATCGATCAAGAATTTTACTTAGGACTTGTGCTTGACCGTTCGATCGGCCGAATTGTCATCATGGGTTCATCTGAAGGTGGTATGGACATCGAGGAAGTCGCTGAACATACACCGGAGAAGATTCATAAGGAAATCGTCGACCCTGTCGTCGGACTTCGTCCGTTCCAGGCCCGCCGACTCGCGTTCAAGATGGAAGTACCGACAAAACTCGTCAACAAGTTCAGTGACATGGTCATGAAACTGTACAAAGTATACGTCGAGACGGATTGCACGATCGCGGAAATCAACCCGCTCGTCACGACGAAAGACGGCCACGTCATCGCACTCGACGCGAAGCTCAACTTCGACAGCAACGCGCTCTACCGTCATTCGGACATCGTTGACCTCCGGGACACGACAGAAGAAGACCCGCGTGAAGTCGAGGCGTCGAAACACGACCTCAGCTATATCGCGCTCGACGGCAACATCGGTTGCCTCGTGAACGGGGCTGGGCTCGCGATGGCGACGATGGATATCATCAAGCACTACGGCGCCGAACCCGCCAACTTCCTCGACGTAGGTGGCGGTGCGACGAAAGAAAAAGTAACCGAAGCGTTCAAACTGATCTTGTCGGACGACCAAGTAAAAGGTATTTTCGTCAACATCTTCGGAGGAATCATGAAGTGCGACATTATCGCTGAAGGTATCGTCGCCGCGACGAAAGAGATTGGGCTCGACTTGCCACTCGTCGTGCGCCTAGAAGGAACTAACGTGGATGCGGGACGACGCATTCTCGATGAATCTGGACTTGCGATCACGTCGGCGAGCTCGATGGCTGACGGTGCAGAAAAAATCGCGGCACTCGTTCGATAA
- a CDS encoding tyrosine recombinase XerC encodes MGFVEDQQSFLRYCQVERRLSPHTKRSYEQTLDQYAAYCQATHLEPYDVESARRYLYALYEAEAAASTVSQKVSCLKQFGKFVARETGGEPLFHGLTSPKRRKTIPTFAVPSEVEQLLIVAAEENDPFLQARDVAIIEMLYGTGIRVAELCGMDVSSYDASLSFVHVVGKGKKERYVPIGQYAKEALDRYLQVREAHVEAHETALFLSQKGNRVTTDQIRYVMKRLRKRGGLQKPLTPHSLRHSFATDMLERGADLRAVQELLGHESLSTTGRYTHVSTERLRAVYQATHPRK; translated from the coding sequence ATGGGATTCGTTGAGGATCAACAATCATTTTTACGCTATTGCCAAGTCGAACGACGACTGTCGCCTCACACGAAACGCTCTTACGAGCAGACGCTCGACCAGTACGCCGCATATTGCCAAGCGACACATCTCGAACCGTATGATGTGGAGTCGGCGCGGCGTTATTTATATGCGCTTTATGAGGCCGAGGCCGCGGCATCGACCGTGTCGCAAAAAGTGTCTTGCCTGAAACAGTTCGGGAAGTTCGTCGCACGTGAGACCGGGGGCGAGCCGCTGTTTCATGGCTTGACGTCACCGAAACGCCGCAAGACGATCCCGACTTTTGCCGTGCCGAGTGAGGTCGAACAATTGCTCATCGTGGCAGCAGAGGAGAACGACCCGTTTCTTCAGGCACGGGACGTCGCCATCATTGAGATGTTGTACGGCACCGGCATCCGTGTCGCCGAGCTGTGCGGGATGGACGTTTCGTCGTACGATGCCTCGCTCTCTTTCGTTCACGTTGTCGGAAAAGGGAAGAAAGAGCGCTACGTTCCGATCGGTCAGTACGCCAAGGAGGCGCTCGACCGCTACTTGCAAGTACGGGAAGCGCACGTCGAGGCACATGAAACGGCTTTATTTCTCAGTCAAAAAGGGAATCGAGTGACAACAGACCAAATTCGTTATGTGATGAAGCGGCTTAGAAAACGCGGCGGTCTTCAGAAGCCGTTGACGCCGCACTCGCTCCGTCACAGTTTCGCGACCGACATGCTCGAGCGTGGTGCGGACCTGCGTGCCGTACAAGAACTGCTCGGCCATGAGTCGTTGTCGACGACAGGCAGATATACCCACGTGTCGACTGAACGGTTGCGGGCGGTCTATCAAGCTACACATCCGAGAAAGTAG
- the sucD gene encoding succinate--CoA ligase subunit alpha, whose protein sequence is MSIWANQDTKVIIQGITGKQGLFHGEQMLAYNTKLVGGVTPGKGGTTVLDNVPVFNTVSEAVEATGANASIIYVPPAFAADSIMEAADSGIELIICITEGIPVIDMIQVKRYLEDKPARLIGPNCPGIITPGEAKLGIMPGYIHTKGHVGIVSRSGTLTYEAVHQLTTAGIGQSTAVGIGGDPVNGTNFIDTLKAFNEDEDTKAVIMIGEIGGTAEEEAAEWVKANMTKPVIGFIGGQTAPEGKRMGHAGAIISGGKGTAAEKIKTLNANGIEVAETPAVIGETLIRVLKEKGLYEACVTGQPTT, encoded by the coding sequence ATGAGTATTTGGGCGAATCAAGATACAAAAGTGATCATTCAAGGGATCACGGGGAAACAAGGTCTGTTCCACGGTGAACAGATGCTGGCGTACAACACGAAACTAGTCGGAGGGGTCACACCAGGCAAAGGCGGCACGACCGTTCTTGACAACGTACCGGTCTTCAACACGGTGTCTGAAGCTGTCGAAGCGACTGGTGCGAACGCATCGATCATCTACGTACCACCGGCGTTTGCGGCGGATTCGATCATGGAAGCGGCGGATAGCGGCATCGAGTTGATCATCTGTATCACAGAAGGCATCCCGGTGATCGACATGATCCAAGTGAAGCGATATCTCGAAGACAAGCCGGCCCGTCTCATCGGTCCGAACTGTCCGGGGATTATCACACCAGGTGAGGCAAAACTTGGCATCATGCCAGGTTATATCCACACGAAAGGTCACGTCGGCATCGTGTCACGTTCAGGGACACTCACGTATGAGGCGGTCCATCAGTTGACGACGGCTGGCATCGGTCAATCGACTGCGGTCGGCATCGGGGGCGACCCGGTCAACGGGACGAACTTCATCGACACGCTCAAAGCGTTCAACGAGGATGAAGATACGAAAGCGGTCATCATGATCGGTGAGATCGGTGGAACGGCTGAAGAAGAAGCGGCCGAATGGGTGAAGGCGAACATGACGAAACCGGTCATCGGCTTCATCGGCGGTCAAACGGCCCCAGAAGGCAAACGGATGGGCCATGCCGGCGCCATCATCTCGGGCGGCAAAGGAACGGCAGCCGAGAAAATCAAGACACTCAACGCTAACGGCATTGAAGTCGCCGAGACACCAGCTGTCATCGGAGAGACGCTCATCCGCGTGTTGAAAGAAAAAGGTTTATACGAAGCTTGTGTCACGGGCCAACCGACGACGTAA
- the dprA gene encoding DNA-processing protein DprA, with translation MNQTIARFAAERLPVEFVHHYLSGSHAAYRATPSVSRKIERALQSTQTYRHFITWEDPNFPERLLHIPNPPYCLFYRGDLEVLQERTTALVGSRELNRISRPLVDYLHPLIEETVSISGGALGIDGLVHELALSRERPTVAVLGSGFLHLYPAAHKQLFGKIERNGLLLSEYVPETPVKKFQFLERNRLVSGLGDRLVVVQSRQQSGTMNTVGHALEQGKTVFAVPGSPLDPLAAGPNRLIEEGAIPLTNPDQIVNDLMIAR, from the coding sequence ATGAATCAAACAATTGCCCGCTTTGCAGCCGAACGGTTGCCTGTCGAGTTCGTCCATCACTACTTGTCCGGTTCTCATGCTGCGTATCGCGCCACGCCTTCTGTATCGAGAAAAATCGAACGGGCGCTGCAAAGCACACAAACGTACCGTCATTTCATCACGTGGGAGGACCCGAATTTCCCGGAGCGATTGCTCCACATCCCGAATCCGCCATACTGCTTGTTTTACCGAGGGGATTTAGAGGTACTACAAGAAAGAACGACCGCATTGGTCGGAAGTCGTGAATTGAATCGAATCAGCCGTCCGCTCGTCGATTATTTGCATCCTTTAATAGAAGAAACTGTCTCGATTTCAGGGGGGGCGCTCGGCATCGACGGGCTCGTCCACGAACTTGCGCTCTCGCGGGAGCGTCCGACCGTCGCCGTGCTCGGATCTGGATTTTTACACCTTTATCCGGCCGCCCATAAACAACTGTTCGGAAAAATCGAGCGAAACGGTTTGTTGCTCAGTGAGTACGTTCCGGAGACGCCCGTGAAAAAATTTCAATTTTTAGAACGGAACCGTCTCGTCAGCGGTCTCGGCGACCGACTTGTCGTCGTGCAAAGTCGCCAGCAGAGCGGGACGATGAATACGGTCGGTCACGCACTCGAGCAAGGAAAGACGGTGTTCGCGGTGCCGGGAAGCCCGCTCGATCCACTCGCTGCCGGACCGAACCGATTAATCGAAGAAGGTGCGATTCCATTGACGAATCCCGATCAAATTGTGAACGATCTCATGATTGCACGTTGA